A single Lactuca sativa cultivar Salinas chromosome 8, Lsat_Salinas_v11, whole genome shotgun sequence DNA region contains:
- the LOC111911248 gene encoding cytochrome P450 CYP72A219 gives METVGKVVIAIVIAVIIRRGWKVLNWVWLKPKKLEKWLRDEGYKGNSYKLLMGDMIELGKMMNLAKKDPIPITHDILPHILPFDHKIISTYGEKSFLWLGPNPRVYIRDPELIKEILLRPNEFQKPHPEPFRDSIIGGLLITEGHKWSKHRKIINPAFNLQNLKTMFLVICSSCSDMVNQWELLTMETGSAEVDVWPYIDNLAGDVISRTAFGSSYEEGRKIFRIQKEQIELIFKMLFILYLPGRRFIPTKANKKYKENIKELHDVLSGIINKRKKAIESGEGSCDDLLGILLESNSKEIEEFGVGLSMEEVMEECKLFYIAGSETTSNLIVWTMVCLSLHQEWQIKAREEILQVFGTGELDFEGLKNLKTLTMILYEVLRLYPPVIMTIRSTIKETKLGNMMIPPGVQLALAMIYIHHDRKVWGDDATEFRPERFSDGVAIATKGKGFFPFSSGPRVCIGQNFAMTEARAAMAMILRRFCFELSPSYKHSPFPVFTMPPQFGANLILRNIS, from the exons ATGGAAACAGTTGGTAAAGTTGTAATCGCCATTGTTATAGCTGTGATAATAAGGCGAGGATGGAAAGTACTGAACTGGGTATGGTTGAAGCCGAAGAAGCTAGAGAAGTGGCTGAGAGATGAAGGGTATAAAGGTAATTCATACAAGCTTCTAATGGGTGACATGATTGAGCTTGGAAAGATGATGAATTTAGCGAAAAAAGATCCAATTCCAATCACCCATGATATCCTTCCACACATTCTGCCCTTCGATCATAAGATCATCTCCACATATG GTGAAAAATCATTCTTATGGTTGGGGCCAAACCCAAGGGTGTATATTAGGGATCCAGAGTTGATAAAGGAGATTTTATTAAGGCCAAACGAATTCCAAAAGCCACATCCTGAGCCATTTCGAGATAGCATCATTGGTGGGCTTCTTATCACCGAGGGTCATAAATGGAGCAAACATCGGAAAATAATCAATCCAGCTTTCAATCTTCAAAATCTCAAG ACCATGTTCTTGGTTATCTGCTCGAGTTGTAGTGATATGGTGAATCAATGGGAGCTTCTAACAATGGAAACTGGTTCGGCTGAAGTTGACGTATGGCCATATATAGATAATTTAGCAGGTGATGTGATTTCGAGAACAGCATTCGGGAGCTCTTATGAAGAAGGAAGGAAGATATTCCGAATCCAGAAGGAACAAATCGAGCTTATATTCAAAATGTTGTTTATACTTTATCTTCCCGGAAGAAG GTTCATACCCACGAAAGCGAACAAGAAGTATAAAGAAAACATTAAAGAGCTTCACGATGTGCTTAGTGGTATCATTAACAAGAGGAAGAAAGCGATCGAGAGTGGAGAAGGTAGCTGCGATGACTTACTTGGAATTCTGCTGGAATCAAATTCGAAAGAAATTGAAGAATTTGGAGTCGGATTGAGTATGGAAGAAGTGATGGAAGAATGTAAACTATTTTACATCGCTGGATCTGAAACAACTTCGAATCTAATCGTTTGGACGATGGTTTGTTTAAGTTTGCATCAAGAATGGCAAATCAAAGCTCGAGAAGAGATCCTGCAAGTTTTCGGCACAGGAGAACTTGATTTCGAAGGTCTAAAGAATCTCAAAACCCTAACGATGATTCTCTACGAGGTTCTTAGATTATACCCACCGGTTATCATGACAATTCGTTCGACAATCAAGGAGACAAAGCTAGGGAACATGATGATACCTCCGGGTGTGCAATTGGCGTTAGCAATGATATATATTCATCATGATCGGAAAGTATGGGGGGATGATGCGACGGAGTTCAGACCGGAGAGATTTTCCGATGGGGTTGCGATTGCAACAAAGGGGAAAGGGTTTTTCCCGTTTTCAAGTGGTCCTCGTGTTTGTATTGGGCAGAATTTTGCTATGACGGAAGCAAGAGCAGCCATGGCGATGATTCTCCGGCGATTCTGTTTTGAGCTTTCGCCGTCTTATAAACATTCTCCGTTCCCGGTGTTCACAATGCCACCGCAGTTTGGTGCTAATTTGATTCTACGTAACATCTCGTAG